Genomic DNA from Fibrobacter sp. UWEL:
GTGTATTTGGAAAAATTGTTTGTCATGGATTCTAAAAAAATGACAATAAGGTTTTTTTGAGCTAATGATATTGCTTCTTTAGGGTCTTCAAAATGCTTTTTGTATAAAGTTGAGTCTATCTTTGAGCCAAATAAGGCTTCAAATGGGGCGTTTTTTATTATACATGGTAAAAGCAAAAGGTTTATAAACACGACGCCAAATAACAAAAAAGATGTCAACTTAGTTACATGAAAGAAACTCATTTTTCTGTTTTTATCTGATGATAAATGAAAAGATAGCGGACCTTTGTGAAATGATCCAGATATTTTGAATTTGAATAAACTTTGTGAAATTATTTGTTGTATTGCTAATAAACTGAAGAATGTTGTCAAAGATGAAGTTATAACTTTTTCTTTGAAGGTGTCTACTATAAAATTATTAGCCCCGGTTATGGGCGAAAACAATGTGAAAAGAACGGCTTCGGGATTTGATAGAGGAAATGTGTCTATAGCCCAGGGAACTATAAAGAATAACACTATCAAAATACACTGGATAAAAAGAAGGATAATTTCCTTGATAATGACGAATTTTTGATTGTCATGAATGTGATCTCTATGGAAAGATGTTAATAAAAAAAAGGAAAAGACAGCCCATAAAGCCCCTGCGTAACCAATGGCATAAACGAGATTGCTTTGGATTAAACCCAGGTTAAAATTGTAGAAAAGAGCGTACGATGTTGCCGGGACAATCAAAAGTCCTAATGTTAGATAAAGTGGGCTCAGCCGATGTCTGAATAAAAAAAGTAGACTTTCTGCAAAAAACAGAGATAGAATGAAATGAATTAAATAATTGCTCATGCGCTAAACTCTTCTTTTATTTTTGTCTTTTTCGGAGTTGATAGCTCTCGTATACAAGATGGTTTGGTATTGTCTCAATCTCTTTATTAAGAGAATCTAGTCCGATGCTCTCTAATAGAGTTTGTTTATCACTGAAAAGGTCTGTCCCAAAACCGAGACTACTACCATCAATCTCAAAATTCAATGAACTAAGCATTGTTGGAAACATGTCTATGTCTGAAAAAAGTCGATTCTCGGATATGGGGACCTTTGGTGCGTTCAAAAAAATATCAATCCATTTTCTGTGGGGAAACTCATTTACTAATCTGGTCCCCATAAAGAGGTGGTCTCCAAAAATGATAATAGAAGTGTTTTCGTAAAATTTTTTTGTTTTTAAAGCTGTTATAAATTTACCAAGTTCTTTGGAAGCACAGCGTATAGATGCTTTTAAATGTTCGTCTTTATTATTGTTGTCACTTATAATGCAGTTGGGATCGTACATTCCTTGCGGAGCATGGGTGTCTATGGTGAAGAACGTTAAAGAAAATGGTTCTGATATGGTGTCAAGAATTTGATTGGCGAATTTGAACGTATCCTTATCCGGAACAGTTTTTCCATTAGGGAGATTTCTTTCTTTCAAGTTTAGACGTTGTATCAAGTCTTCAGGGCCATAGGCTTCATCAACCTTTTGGTCTATAACAAAACTTTGGAATTCTTTGTAAAGGCCTCCATTTCCCTGGAAGAAAATTTGCTTATAACCATTTTCGTTTAGTATTTTATACAGGCTTTTGTAATGGTGAAGTACTGGGGTTTTTTCATAATTGATAATAAACGGTATTCCTAGTGTACGTGAGTGTATTGACGCAAAGGTTGAATTCGAACCGCGTGCGTCTATTCCTCCGCCAATAAGGTTCCCGTCTTTACCGAAATTTAAGTTATGTAATGCCAATTCTGTAATTTCAGGAATGAGATTTTTTTCTTGATTACCGCCATGTTCTTTGTCTGTGAATGTTGTTTCCATTGATTCTATGTATATAAGAATTAGATTTCTCTTTTTGTCTGGCGCGGTAATTTTAACAGAATCTGGATTGACGTAGTTCTCTACAAAAAATTTTGAATAAGAAGCGTTTTTTTGGGGCTCGTTATTTAGAATATGGATGTAGTCTGGTATGGGTATATCGCTGATGAACAGTGCTATTGTTGCTGCGAAGTAGACTCCTATGGCGAATAATCTTTTTTTTGTATTATTTAAAACTGTGTATAAAAAAACTGTGATAATTACTGATATTACAAGCGCTTGTGGAATTGTGGCTTTTAAATACTGTTTTATCATCAAGTATGCAAAGTCGTCAAAGGGTTCCTCTAATGTTAGTAGGACCGTATTTGCATCTCGAAGTGGAAATGTGTTTAATGCCCAAACTATTCCGGATCTAAAGTGAACAACAAAAAAAAGAAGGATGATGACAATTGGTATGTGAAATATTGTAAAATATCCCTTCTTTTGGTATTCTTTTGAGTACCAATTTAGCGCAATGAGTACGATGAAAGATAGCACGAATGTCGGGGATACAGATGTTGGGGTGATTTCGAAAAAATAATGTTCTGCAATAAAGATTAGACAAATTGCTATAGCGACTATTTTTGTTGTTAGAGCGATTATTCTGTTAAAATTTCTGTTACCCATACATGGGAATGTAGTAAATGTAAACGTGATGTTACAAAAAAGAGGCTGGTTATACTATCTTTATCGTATGAATCTTATTCAAATAATCCGTGCGAAAATTCCCCGTAGAACTCTACTAGGGCAGTTTATGCGCTACCTGTTTACGGGTGGCCTCGCCTTTTTGGTGGATTTCGGACTGTTCGCCCTTTGCCTCTATGTTTTTGAGTGGCATTATCTGCTGGCAAATCTTGTAGGTCTTATTGCAGGACTTGTGTTGAATTACGCTTTAAGCGTGGGGTGGGTCTTTACGGCCTGCGAACGTAAGCTGGAAAAGAAGAAGACTGCGGAGTTTGCTGTTTTTGCTGCGGTGGGCTTTGCGGGCGTTGGATTAAATGAACTTTTGATGATCTTGATGGTGGACTATTTCGGCCTGCAGGAAATGCTTTCCAAGATGGTTGCCGCTGTTGTCGTATTGATGTGGAATTTTGGTGGGCGCAAGCTGATTTTGTTCCGGGAGAAGAAGTATTAACATGGTTGCTGAAAATAAGAAGATCGCTGTAATTGCTGGCGCAGGTCCTGCAGGTTTGACTGCTGCATTGGAACTGCTCCGCACCACAGATGTAAAGCCTGTAATCTTTGAAGCGGAAGATGTGATTGGCGGTATTTCACGCACTGCTCGCTATAACGGCAACCGTATGGACATTGGCGGCCATCGATTCTTTAGCAAGAGCGATGCCGTAATGGACTGGTGGCAGGGAATTTTACCGTTGCAGGGTGCGCCAAGCCGCGATGATATTGCCATTGGTCGTAAGGTTCCTGTTGTAGATGGCGGCCCTGATCCGGAGAAGGACGACTTCGTGATTCTCTGCCGTAGCCGCTTGAGCCGCATCCTCTTCCTCCGCAAGCTTTTTGACTACCCCGTAAGTCTGAACGGTTCAACAATTCGTGGGCTTGGTCTCTGGCGCATGTTCAAGATCGGCATGAGCTATCTGAAAGTTCAGATTTTGCCGGCCCGCGAAGAAAAGAGTCTTGAAGATTTCATGATCAACCGTTTCGGCGTGGAGCTTTACCGCACTTTCTTTAGGGACTATACCGAAAAACTGTGGGGTGTTCCCTGCAACAAGATCAGCCCGGAATGGGGTGGTCAGCGTATCAAGGGTCTTTCCATTACCAAGACTGTGATTCATGCTGTGAAGCAGATTTTTGCAAGCAAGAAACCTGCCGCAGAATCCGGTGATGCCATCCGTCAGAAGAATACGGAAACTAGTTTGATTGGCCAGTTCCTGTATCCGAAATTTGGCCCCGGCCAGCTTTGGGAAACTGTTGCCCAGAAGATCCAGGAAATGGGCGGCGAAATCAAGATGAATGCCAAGGTTGTTAAAGTGAACCGTGAAGGAAATCGCGTAGTGAGCGTGGTGGTGAATCATGGCCAGTACACCGAAACTGTCGCTTGCGATTACTTCCTCAGTACCATGCCTGTAAAGGAACTGGTAGCCGCTATGGATAGCGAAACTGCCGCCGTACCTGCCGAAGTGAAGCGTGTTTCCGAAGGCCTTGTCTATCGTGACTTTATGACCGTGGGCCTTTTGCTGGACAAACTTGAAATCAAGAATCCTGCAAAACCGAGCACTCCCGAAAGCAAGCTGAAGTTTGTGGCTGACAATTGGATCTACGTGCAGGAAAGCGACGTAAAGCTCGGCCGTATCCAGGTGTTTAACAACTGGAGCCCGTATCTTGTTAGCGATCCTACGAAGGTGTGGATTGGCCTGGAATACTTCGTCAACGAA
This window encodes:
- a CDS encoding NAD(P)/FAD-dependent oxidoreductase, with product MVAENKKIAVIAGAGPAGLTAALELLRTTDVKPVIFEAEDVIGGISRTARYNGNRMDIGGHRFFSKSDAVMDWWQGILPLQGAPSRDDIAIGRKVPVVDGGPDPEKDDFVILCRSRLSRILFLRKLFDYPVSLNGSTIRGLGLWRMFKIGMSYLKVQILPAREEKSLEDFMINRFGVELYRTFFRDYTEKLWGVPCNKISPEWGGQRIKGLSITKTVIHAVKQIFASKKPAAESGDAIRQKNTETSLIGQFLYPKFGPGQLWETVAQKIQEMGGEIKMNAKVVKVNREGNRVVSVVVNHGQYTETVACDYFLSTMPVKELVAAMDSETAAVPAEVKRVSEGLVYRDFMTVGLLLDKLEIKNPAKPSTPESKLKFVADNWIYVQESDVKLGRIQVFNNWSPYLVSDPTKVWIGLEYFVNEGDEMWTMPDADFIKFAIDELDKIHVAKPESVRDSVVFHIKKAYPAYFGTYGEFNMIREFLDPVENLFLMGRNGMHKYNNMDHSMLTAMETVKCIREGSTNKTDLWNVNTEEEYHEGRK
- a CDS encoding LTA synthase family protein, whose product is MGNRNFNRIIALTTKIVAIAICLIFIAEHYFFEITPTSVSPTFVLSFIVLIALNWYSKEYQKKGYFTIFHIPIVIILLFFVVHFRSGIVWALNTFPLRDANTVLLTLEEPFDDFAYLMIKQYLKATIPQALVISVIITVFLYTVLNNTKKRLFAIGVYFAATIALFISDIPIPDYIHILNNEPQKNASYSKFFVENYVNPDSVKITAPDKKRNLILIYIESMETTFTDKEHGGNQEKNLIPEITELALHNLNFGKDGNLIGGGIDARGSNSTFASIHSRTLGIPFIINYEKTPVLHHYKSLYKILNENGYKQIFFQGNGGLYKEFQSFVIDQKVDEAYGPEDLIQRLNLKERNLPNGKTVPDKDTFKFANQILDTISEPFSLTFFTIDTHAPQGMYDPNCIISDNNNKDEHLKASIRCASKELGKFITALKTKKFYENTSIIIFGDHLFMGTRLVNEFPHRKWIDIFLNAPKVPISENRLFSDIDMFPTMLSSLNFEIDGSSLGFGTDLFSDKQTLLESIGLDSLNKEIETIPNHLVYESYQLRKRQK
- a CDS encoding GtrA family protein, whose amino-acid sequence is MNLIQIIRAKIPRRTLLGQFMRYLFTGGLAFLVDFGLFALCLYVFEWHYLLANLVGLIAGLVLNYALSVGWVFTACERKLEKKKTAEFAVFAAVGFAGVGLNELLMILMVDYFGLQEMLSKMVAAVVVLMWNFGGRKLILFREKKY